The Syngnathus acus chromosome 11, fSynAcu1.2, whole genome shotgun sequence genome includes the window GGAGAGCGCAGGGTGTACCCGCTGACACGCTGCCTCTCGGTTGTTTGGTGGCTGATTGCGTGGACCCGGCCGCTGTGCTCACCTTCCCATTGGGCGGAGGCTGCAAGAAGCAAGTGTCTTCTGGGTCCGAGTCCCACACCAACTCATCAGGTCAGTGtatacagcaaaaaaaatggaaatgcctttaaaaaccagctatgtttttttcttaagaaAGATTCCATCAACAGTACTTTATATCAACAAACGCTCTTCACGTAACTTGCAAACAACTCAAAACAAGGCTGCCTACCCCCTCCATTGTATTTGGATTTTATTGGCGCTTGGCAAACATTTCTTCCACTGCAAGGAAGGAAAAGGTGACTGTAAGATGTGAAGTGTGCTGTCGCCCTCTAGCGGTGGGGGTCTGCAGCGTGGCCTTTCTTGACCACGCCCCTGAAAGGCTCAACAAATGAAAGTACCACCGTACAGTGTGTGTGACTTTCCATTTAATTACACTTTCGATaaacagtttgttttattttctctgtttTACAATACGGTGCTATTTTCCTCgattataaaatatatatgacGACAAatgggtgtgtgtgggcgGGGATTTCCAtgggggaaaaatagatttaagCCACAGAATTAAGTCTTGCATAAAATCCAATGGGAGCCAGTTTACATTATGGCTAACAAGCTAAATTGTAGTTTGTACTGCTGTGGAAAAGTGCTCCATGGTAACGCATGTTTAATTTTGAACTCTTAAGGCAACCAAGATGCGAGTGTAGCTCGGCACTGCAACAAAGTACGACTCTTATTATAATAAGCATTGTTAGATTAATGTTGCCTTTTGACAAGTTCATTTCATGGAACATCTAGTCTATTTAGCTTTGCTGCTCTGCTCaagcggggggaaaaaagaattgCATGTGTGGCACATGACTGCATTGCGTTACCTTGGTGCATGCAACACATGCTCCGAGGGGGCGACACGCCCATTTGAACATCTGCCGCTTGGCCCGTTGCCAGCGGACCAGCTGCTCCCTCTCCCCGCTCTGTTCCTTCGGACTGACTTACGACGGCGCACCTCTGCAGTGGCGTCTTGCGCACGGCGCCAACTCGATAGGTCGTCATTGACATGCGACAGGGAGGGAAGAAGCCTCGAGCCCGTTCCAAGCAAATTAGTCACCGACCATGCTAAAGTGAAGGCCTCCTTCTCCATTTCCACTCTCTGAACCCATATGACCGAGCTCGGTAAGTAGGCGAGCATGTGATGTTGAAATTAGACCGTGCATAATTGCGCGTGGAATGTCACAAAGGGGACTTGTTGCCGCATTCCTCCATTCAACACGCCGCCGCGCCAATTGTGTCAGTGCGGCAGCGGCAGACTGAGCAGCGCCGGGCTTTGGGctgggaggagaaaaaaaagctagtTCTGAGCGGTGGTTCACTGTGTTAAATCGGGTCTCTGTTGTGATCCcagatgatgaggatgatcaAGACGAGGACGAAGAGGAAATCGACGTGGTGACGGTGGAGCACAAGCGACGACGCAAACCCCGCCGGCTGGTTAACCGCCGCAAACCTGCAACCATAACGGTGCGGGCGGACCCTTTGGACCCCTGCATGAAGCGCTTCCACATCTCCATCCATCAGCAGCAACACAACTACGCCGCCCCCTCGCCAGACACGCTGCCACCGTCGGCGGCGGAACCGCCCCTGCCCCGGAAGAGGGTCCGGCACGAAGCCCCGGCACACCACCAACCGGGTCAGCACTATCACCAACCCCGCTTTGGCCACGCCCCCTCAAACTTGGACTGCAGGCGGTCTCACACGGCCCGCTCCGAGTCGCCCGATCTCGTCGCCTCGTCGCCCACCTCGTCGCCGTCGTCGCCCCATtgctcctcgtcctcctcctcctcgtcctcgccGCCCCActccccgccgccgccgccgctctccAGCCCCCAGTCGTCGGACTGCGAGGACACGGACCGTCGCAAGGCTCACAACTTCCTGGAGCGCAAGCGCCGCAACGACCTGCGCTCGCGCTTCCTGTCGCTGCGGGACGAGATCCCCGGCTTGGCCGACTGCGCCAAGACGCCCAAGGTGGCCATCCTGACGCGGGCCACCGAGTACCTGCGACAGCTGCACGCCGGCGAGCGGCAGAAGGCGCAGGAGAGGAAGCAGCTGAAGGCAAAGCAGGCGCAGCTGCTGCAGAGGCTGGCGCAGCTCAAGCGATCCTGAAAACCAAATGAAGGACATTGGATACGTTGGAGTTGCGccggtggatttttttcttcttgttttgggTTGTGATTTGCACATTTAGCTTCGGAGTGATTTAGAAGGCGATACGAGTTAGGAATATCGGGCTTTGGAGTGAAATTTCAGGATGTCTAAAATGCACTGTCAATTTTCCAAGTGAACTTCATTTGACCTTTTAATCAATCATCTAATAGCCGATAATCCCAAATGGTTTTTGATTCGTGTATTGACAAATTCATTTCCAGTATTGCCTTTTTGTGATTCTTCCATTGTCTCAGTGGCAACCTAGAAAAAAGTAGCTGAAGGCCGTCTCTGAAATCATAAATGTCCTGGTTCAGTAGGATTTGATATTTAAACAGTCTTCATCATTTCTGGATAAATGAATCAACAGTACCTTGCCAATGTCATCCCTCAAACATGGGGACTGGAGGATTCACAGAAAGGTCTTGTTGGGAATATTGCCATTCGGTTACTTTTGAGGGAGAAAACATTTGTGCAGAAAGTGCGGTGAATATTTGGACGCTTTTGAGAAGGTCAAATAGACATTTTAGGTTGATTCAAAAAGCCAATATCATGTTAGGGGGCCTCCATGTGATGTCTGATCCCGACAGACTGAAGGATCACTCCCTGAAAAGTCAACTTATATCAGTGCCATTTTGTGCCATTCtgcatacccccccccccccaataaatCCTGTCATCATTTGTAGTTCAAGTGCAACTGATCACATactttgaatttatttatgcCACTCCAAACTAGAATCTGTGCGCCATGGGAAGCagccaaaaatgaaatgaatgaaaacttCAGTATATCAATTTGTAcatgtttcttttcattggcCGTGGACTCCTCCAGAAAAAGCCTTTCGAAGTTTGCAGGCGATACTCTTACGTGTACATAGTAGCCCGTTTCTGTGTGGTCCCCTCTGAACCAAAACCAGAACTGTGTACTATACTTACCCACCCATCAATTTGAATCATAAAGctgactggctttttttttttttttccagggatAACGCAAAgcttctatttttgttaataaaaaggaaataataaaatgcagCGTTGAACATGGATCACATGGAACACTTTGTCACACAACAATGCCTCCTTGTTTGCGTTTTCTGTGTCttgggctttaaaaaaaaaaagaaaaaaagtcatttaacaACAAAGTTTGATACTCTATTTTCCTACTGAGCTGTGTTCAGTGTGAGCTAGTTTATGTTACCGTAGCTGACGGGGGCCTTCCTGGTGGTTGTGAGCTGAATGTGGCCACGTCGTATTAGTGTGATTAAAAGCCCCCGGAGCTGTGCCCACCGCCGTCTCGGTGGGAAAGGAAGCTTCTTAATGATCCAATTGTTATTGCTTTTTGCATGCTCGTTGCTCCCCGCAGTCCAGAGGCAACTTAAAATAGCTCCGACTAGCATGTTCTGTCTTGGCCAGCACTCAGGAATAGCTTTTGTGGCTTATATCTTGTTGTATGTAACAACCTCAGGAGCCCTCTCCTCCCCGAAACGTATCTCACTGCTTTTTCACCCCCCCGTTAATCAATTCAGTACCAACCACCAGTTGTCCCACGTTTTCCTTTCTCGAAAGGCCTCATCacttatttaaatgtttgatttgtatCTGTTGCCAGATGTTGACGTTGCTAATACTTTTGCAGTTGGTGATTGATGGAGCCTTGTTTCagcacttttgtttattttctgtaccTCATAAGCCTATATGTaagaaaatcaataaattgaaatgtttgacATCTGTCTGATTACCCGACAACACTTTGACCAAGTATTAAACAagagtatttaaaaaataaaatatttaaagctTTGCTTTGACAAATTTGATTGTAAACAGTATTTTATGTTATCGAATTATTGTTAATTCAACTGAACAGTTCTTTGATACTTATTGGCAAATTTCCTACAATAATTTCCTATTCTTTTTGAGGGtagaattaaaaatgaattaaaaaaaatgttaaacatCATTTGGATGTACTACAAGAGGAAACGCTCGTTTGGTGTTACCGTGGCAACGGCTGCCTGTTGCCAAGCAACGTAGACGCGCCTCCTTTACGGAAACCGCGCATGCGTGTTAGAGTCCGCCTGGCTACAGCGAGGCATCATGGCGGCGTCCACTCGCTGCATGAAGCGTGCCTTGGGGGGAGCGATTTCGCCGTCTTTGGTGGTCATTTTAGGAGCCACTGGTACCGGGAAATCAAAGTTAGCCATTGAGATTGGAAAACGACTTCGGGGAGAGATCATTAGCGCCGATTCCATGCAGGTAAGATGCATGACAACGCGGTGCAAGACGCCACTTGGAGTGACATGTTCTTAAATAAGACAACAAGgctaaaaaatgacatttaacgCCCCTAAACAAATGCACGCAGGACTTATGTTGCCCCCGGTCATAGTAAAAGGTTGATTTTTGCtgcaaaaatgaagacaaacaaaccTCCCACGTCGACACGAATCCTGCATGTGCACgcgccttttttctttttaataaatagGTGCACAATTAAATTTACTTATGCATACCACACAAGATTAACTACACGTGGGGGGAaaaccatttgttttttttgggagacATACCCCGAGATTACGTATAGCATGACGAACGGACGGACGGTACCATTTTGTTATGGACAGGGGCCGGGTGGATTGCTCCATTCATCTAATGTTGATTGATAGcaccttttaaaaatatgcagtGGAATTTGCTGTAAAATCAGGGCTGTCAAAATCCTTTTTATCGTGGGCCACATCATAGTTAAGTTTTGTAGAGACGTTATGCCCAAATGAATGTATGATCGCGTTGTTGATGATGAAGTAGAAACATGCCCCAAAAAGGTAAGTTAATGGAGACAGTACTGTTACCATGGTAACCACAGCATCCTGGATGCTATCTATGAAAATGAAGGCCCCGTATCTCTTAACTGTGAACTTCTTGACTTGACTTATTCTAAATTGCATCTCAATCCAACAGCTCGTGACATTTGGAGTGCTCCTGTAGATTGACATTTATGCTGACGAGAGCCAGAGAAGCAAAAGCACATCCAAAGGCAGATATGGGCACCGTTGTAAAAAGTGaagctgtttttgtttcatatttaatCATCAGTCAATTGTTGGACTTTATTTCCTCCTTTAGTGGCTGGGGGATGTTTAGTCACTTAACTGTGGAATGTACCAAGCACCTATTAAAGGTTCACCTGAAGAGAGGCCGTTATCTgtacaaatttattttgtaatgacacaaactgacatttatatttatttaagttGATATACTATATCATGGGAAATGGACTTTTGCTTGCTTATATACAATGTGTATAATGACCAATGTTTTATCCCTAAAATTGATGACATCTTATTTTTTCCCTCACTAACATGGGCAACTATTTTATGAATGATCAAAATGCTCCCACCACTGCTCAGCCCCAGAAAAGCCCTGCTGCATACGTCTCTGTTTTTTACGGTGTGTGTTTTCATAGATAAGAACGAAGCGTCTCCGGTGAGCTCTCGAGCGCTTTTTCTCCATCCTCTCTGTTTGGTTGTCAGGCTccatcaccatggcaaccacaGGGCCGCCATAAACATGACGGGGTTCCGTTCGCGCCTAGTTGGCACACGCTGGAACGCCAATGATTGCCATTAAATGGCCGACTTTAACCACGCActcctgctgtttttgtgttgtgtccTTGTCAGTGGGAGTCACTTGGTGTTGGGGTAACTGGGTTACGCTAATAACGGAATATCTCTGAAGACCGCTGACTCTTTGAGTGGCCTAGTTAAGACGCGCGCCGGCCGGCCCGAGAAAAAAGCGCCATGCGGACGTGACGGGAGAGACCGTTCATCTGAGAATGAGGACTGTGTTCGGGTGCGAGCTGGCCCGTGTTGTCTTTGGGATAGGAAACAGTCTAGGCTTGTTTGGGAGAAAGCGGCATTGTGCTGAGCTGGTGCATATTCAGCGCCGCGCTACGCCGACCCGGCGGCTGATAGTGAATGGCCGCTGGGAAGTGCCCATTGTCCCGGATAAAATCGGTTCCCACAGTCCCTAACGCTCCCATTGTGTTGCAATCACGCCCCCTCTTGgtgcccccccctctccccacactccATTGAACACGCAGGGAGATATTATTCCCTCATTAAATGAACATGCTATCCATGGCACTCAATGTTTGGCTGTACTATCAACAAACGGGCGATTCCCAAAGCGGGGGTCTTTCAGAGGCTTCCGGAAAAATGGAGCCCATTTTTCAGACGCCGGTACAGAGCAAGGCCGACATTTGCTGGTAATTCATCAAAGTGCACGCAGCCCTCAGATGGAACTGGGTTACTAGTTCACGACACCGAGCGACCCGCTAAATGAGCTAGCCAAAGtctaccccccaaaaaataattttattcatcACATGCAGTCAGTCCCGTGTGTGAAATGTTAACTAAGATATTGTTACCCAAAAATCAATGTCTTTTCTGCGTGTGCGGGCAGGGCGCCGCCCTCGGGTTAACCGAACAGGTCATGCGTGTGTCCGAGAGCCTTTAGGGGGAGGCGGGCGGCGCTGACCATTTACTTCACGCATGCTTGGGCTTAAAAGCTGCTGCGTTGCTTTCTATGTCAGAGGTCATTTTGTCACCAGCGCCGCCGCCTCGTGATCAGTTTGCAGGCtggccatgtttttgttttttttcgtgGTGACTATCCGGATGTGCAGCACCGGCTGCTCATCGACGTATGAAACACATCCTCCAGTTGGCACTTATTTATCCcctcactccctccctccctccctcgcacCATCACGTCTACTGTGACTATGACCTGTCTGGGCTGGTGACGTACGCGCCTCCGTCACATTTTCTGATGAATTATCGGATCCCGCGTTGAAACGGAGCGAAGACACAGGGCCGATCAAGTCGTCGTTTCCTTTCGCCACGCTCGTGCGCTTTCATTGAGACGGCGGCTGCTACAGTAACGCGTGGATGCGTGgcgggatggatggatggaggaggaggcaggaCGGACAACGGCATGAATGATTTATTAGTCTGGCATTACTGGGCCATTCCCCACAGAGAGTAAGAGAGAGGAGATGGAAGGATTATATTGTTGAAGGCTGGTGCATTGAGGAAGAAGATGCAGTGGGGGTGGTAATCATGTACTTGAGGTCTCACGGAAACATTAAACCAGCGTGGCCACCGGCTTTTGCATAATTAGGGCCACTTGTAAAGTAAATCAACAATTTTCCAATCGCCGCActgattttctttcaatttagTAAAGTGGTTGGAAATAAAAGCTGAATACCAGAACATAGAATTTTGGCTTTTCAAATTTCTAAATTAGATGTGGTCATTGGCGATTTTTCGATCATGAAAATTAACCCAGCATTATTatcatgattatttatttttgctgattAGAAAAAGCGGCCCCAGTAAtaaataagttttttttttggagcagATTTTTGATAGTGGTCTGGCACAAAGGGTGTCTGCTGACATTTAAGTCGTGTCTGCCCTCAGCACCTTAAAAAAACGCTCTTATTGTAAAGTGCAGGAAGCGAGATATCATCTTTGGCATCATCATTAGCTCACTGTATGAAATGAGGCGTAGTGCTGTGAAGCCTGCTTGGCTTTATCTCCGCCCCTCCATCCTCTTGTGGTTTCATCCCGACTCCTATTTTCTCAATGAATGTTTATCCTTcccgctctctcgctctctcgctcttcctcctccgcctTGTCTCCTCCGTGCGCCAACGGAACAGCTGTTTTGCGCGGCTGGACCATGGCGGCCCACCGCAGGCCCTCTTGGACTAGTCCAGACACTGAGCTCATTGTCTCATCGCATCCAAGCAGGGGCAAAGGTGAGCGAGTTGGCTGATATTTTCcacaattgagaaaaaaaaaagtttttatcaCTTCAAAACCGCTTTTATTCACCAGCAAGCACTCCACAGTCCCGACTATTTGGATACAAACCCCAAAAGTCAACTTTACATCAAAAGTCTTTCAAGTGGAAattggattattattattttttttttttaagattggTTTACAGAAAAATGCAGAAATCTCGCTCCTGTCAGAAAAGATGGTGGGCAAAGTGGAAAAGGAAAGGCGGGCAGGATGCTGATGGATAACGTGTGAAAATGGATGGGGAGCATCCTGTTCTCTCTAACAAGTACACAGCGCTCCTCGAGTCTCTCTGGCGGCTTTTTTgccgtttttcttcttcttcctccccgCCAAGTTTCTTTGGAAAAAGAGACTAAAGCTTCAGACATCCGTTCATCCGTCCATGCATTCATCCGTGCATCTATCCACTCCTCCTGTGGCTGACGGCGGTGTCGTGCGGTGAATCAGTGAATAATTTATCGGGCCGGGTTGCTCTGCCCCATCATGCTGCACACTCAAAAACcaatacacacgcacatacgttggatagaaaaagtctacacaccctcaAATGCCAGATTTCtgttattggaaaaaaaaaaaaggcaccaaGATATATTTCAAGTCTTTTTCCATGAACCAATATGACTGCTAAGCCAGGGGGCAAAGGCCACAGGCATCCAAAGCACCCATCATtgactaagaaaaaaaaaaatgtctgccagGCAACACATCAGGCGTCTATATTTCAGCCAGAAAGTA containing:
- the myclb gene encoding protein L-Myc-1b, with translation MPGISSSAATRYDSWDMDHLDHYQHYFYDDHHNPDEDFFKSTAPSEDIWKKFELVPTPPMSPIRAVEGSGRFGLVCPTLGDKLEWVSQFLGQEDEQQQQQQQQQQQQQQQDIPCKVTPATDSVGNLSSIIIQDCMWSGFSAGRHLERVVGERCHPCQTKVAPATAKVVTGTSPGRAQGVPADTLPLGCLVADCVDPAAVLTFPLGGGCKKQVSSGSESHTNSSDDEDDQDEDEEEIDVVTVEHKRRRKPRRLVNRRKPATITVRADPLDPCMKRFHISIHQQQHNYAAPSPDTLPPSAAEPPLPRKRVRHEAPAHHQPGQHYHQPRFGHAPSNLDCRRSHTARSESPDLVASSPTSSPSSPHCSSSSSSSSSPPHSPPPPPLSSPQSSDCEDTDRRKAHNFLERKRRNDLRSRFLSLRDEIPGLADCAKTPKVAILTRATEYLRQLHAGERQKAQERKQLKAKQAQLLQRLAQLKRS